The region TTTTCAGACCGAATCTAGTATACGAGAAACCATTAAAAAGACAGTCGAATTAAAACCCGACCGTATCGCCTACTACAGTTATGCACATGTACCTTGGATTAAAGGAAACGGACAACGCGGATTTAAAGACTCAGATTTACCACAGGATAACGAAAAACGTGCGCTATACGAATTAGGGAAACAACTCTTTTTTGAGGCTGGTTATGTAGAAATTGGTATGGATCATTTTGCATTACCTACAGATAGCATGTATCTCGCTATGAAAAATAAAAGTCTACACCGTAATTTTATGGGCTATACGTCTGGAAAAACAAAACTCATGCTTGGTTTAGGTGTATCGTCTATTAGTGACTCCTGGTACAGTTTTGCTCAAAACGAGAAAACAATAGACGCTTATTATGCACGCTTAGAAGCTAATGAATTACCTATTATTAAAGGCCACTTACTGACAGCACAAGATTTAATAGTGAGACAACACATCCTTAATATTATGTGTAATCTTGAAACGTCATGGAAAAACCCAAATATGCAATTACAAGCATTACCTGAAATTTTATCGCATTTAAAAGAGATGGAAGATGATGGTATTCTAGATATTTATGAAAACCATTTAGTGGTAAAAGAAGAAGGACGTCTGTTTATTAGAAATATTTGTATGGCCTTCGATTTAAAACTGCATGAAAGTAAACCGGAAACTAAACTGTTTTCAATGACCATTTAACCTCATACTGTTTCAAAAAAAATTTTAACTTACTTTTTTTTTAAATAGTAAATACATGAAAACGAAAATAACTTTTATTCTAGGCATATTAAGTATCAGCACAGGAATCTTCTTACATTATTGTCTTCAAAATGATGCATTCGATTTCTTTAAAGGTATTGCCTTTGGAAGTGGTATTGGTTTATTATTAACTGGACCTTTTCTTAAAAAGAAGCAAGCTTAAATACAATTATACTTATATCACTCACTATAAAATCTAAAGTATTTTGTCAACTCTAGTGTATTCATTTCAATCAAAAAAACATGTAATACCATCCTCATTATTGCCTTACAATTAATAAAATTACAGTTCATAAATACATGTTCAATATTTTAAATATCATATAATGAAACATACAAAATATATTATACCTGCTCTACTCATTTTAGTAACCGGAATTGTATTTACATCTTGCGCAACAATTCCTAAAAACGCAGAAGCTGTTAGCCCTTTTAACAAAGAAAAATACTTAGGAAAGTGGTATGAAATCGCACGATTAGATTTTAAATTTGAAAAAGACCTAAATAATACTACGGCTAATTATTCTATAAATCCAGACAACAACACTATTAAAGTGGTAAATCGAGGTTATAATTATGTAAAACAAGAGTGGACGGAAGTTGAGGGAAAAGCAAAATTTTTAGATAGCGACAACATCGCAAAACTTAAAGTCTCGTTTTTTGGTCCATTTTATTCTGGTTATAATGTTATTGCTTTGGCCGATGATTATAAATACGCCTTGGTAGCTGGTAAAAATTTAGATTATTTATGGATTTTATCACGAAAACCTACAATTCCAGAAACTGTAAAAGAAGAATTTTTACAAAAAGCAAAAGATATTGGATATAATACTAGTGACTTAATTTGGGTGGAACACACTAAGTCTTAAGCATTAAGACATTCAAATCTTAAATTTTTCTTAAATTATTTATAAAGTTTTCGGATATTTATTGCGTTAAAATTAAATGGTGACATTACTTAAACCTTTAAACATCATCATTTATTAACAACTAATCAATAAAACCAACTTTATGAAAAAATTAGTAGCAGAATTTATAGGCACCATGTGGCTTGTATTAGGCGGTTGTGGGAGCGCAGTATTGGCTGCAGGATACCCAGAATTAGGTATTGGATTTGTAGGCGTTTCTATGGCGTTTGGTCTAACTGTATTAACAATGGCCTATGCCATAGGACACATTTCAGGCTGTCATTTAAACCCAGCAGTAACTATCGGACTCACTGTAGGTGGACGCTTTGATAAAAAAGACGTCGTACCATACATTATTGCACAAGTACTTGGTGGTATTTTAGGCGCAGGAATATTATACGCCATTGCTTCTGGAAAAGCAGGATTTGAATTAGGCGGTTTCGCTGCCAACGGTTACGGAGAACATTCTCCAGATGGTTACAACATGATGTCTGCTTTGGTGACCGAAGTTGTTATGACCTTTATGTTTTTAATAATTATTCTAGGCGCAACACATTCTAAAGCTTCGGCAGGATTTGGTGGATTAGCTATAGGTTTAGGGTTAACACTTATACATTTAATAAGTATTCCGGTAACAAACACATCTGTAAATCCTGCAAGAAGTACTAGTCAGGCCATATTTGTAGGCGATTGGGCGCTTAGTCAATTATGGTTATTTTGGGTTGCGCCAATTGTAGGTGCTATTATTGCTGGCGTAGTTTACAAGTTTTTATCACCAGAAACAAAACTATAAATTTAATTTTTTATATAAAAAAACATCTACTTTTTAACTTATGCTTAGTAAGTTAAAAAGTAGATGTTTTTATTTTTATACCTTTCTTTCTTAAAAACAGATATTATGGGTAAAAAAACAGATCATATTGCACCTCGCATAGAAGCATTTATAAAACAACAACATCTCTTTTTTGTTGGTACAGCGGCTAACGAAGGCCGTGTTAATGTCTCGCCTAAAGGAACAGATAGTTTTAGAGTGATTAACAAAAATAAAATTGTGTGGCTAAATTTAACCGGAAGTGGTAATGAAACGGCAGCACACCTTTTACAACATAACCGTATGACTATTATGTTTTGTGCTTTTGAAGGCAAGCCGCTTATTTTAAGACTTTATGGTTCTGCTTGTATTTTCCACCCTAGAGATGAAGAATTTCAGCAGTATAGCAGCTTGTTTCCAGATGCTATTGGTTCTAGACAAATTATTGAAATGGATGTCGATTTAGTGCAAACCTCTTGCGGTTTTGGAGTTCCATTTATGGATTACAAATCGGAACGAACATTATTAAACGATTGGGCAAACCAAAAAGGGCAAGATGGTATAGAGCAATACTGGTTAGATAAAAACACCAAAAGTATAGACGGGTTTGAAACAGAAATAAGCAAGTAATATGAAACACATACACCTTGCAATTCATTATTTTAAAACACATACACCCGAATTAACTATACAACACATTCAAGACTCTGAACACCCGCTATTATCTGGGTTTAAAGCTAAAACAGCGACATTCTTATCAAATACCACTTTAGAAAAGTTTGTTCAAGCTGAATTATTACACGACGACTATACGTTAACGAAAGATTCTAAACGTAAACTTTTATCGCTTTCTAGTGGAGAGCGCAGAATTTTATTATTTGATTATTTACTAAAGAATGACCCTGAGTTTTTAGTGATTGTCAATCCGTTTGATTCTTTAGATGTCAAAAATGTGGCGCGTTTACAAAAACGATTAACCACACTTTCAAAACACATCCCAATCATTCAGTTTTTTAGTCGAACTAGCGACATTATGCCCTATGTGCAATATATTCTGAAACTAGAAGATAATCAATGCCATTTGCAACCTATTTCAGACTTTTTAAACTCAGAATCATATCATACTGCATTAAATCTCACCCAAGCTTTACCTAAACCTTTACCTGAAGCTAAAAAGCATTTACCACACAAATTAATAGAATTAAAGAAAGTAAAAGTCTCTTATAACGACAAACCCATTTTAAATAATATTAGCTGGACGATAAAGCAAGGGGATTTTTGGGAACTAAAGGGTGAAAACGGCACGGGAAAATCAACCTTAGTGACTATGATGATTGGAGACAATCCTAAAGCATATGGCCAAGATGTAATTTTATTTGGAAAAAAGAGAGGCACAGGAGAAACTGTTTGGGACATAAAACAAAATATTGGGTATTTTACGCCTAGTATGATGCATTTATTTAACGGACAGCATTCCGCTTTAAATATGGTAATTTCAGGTCTAAAAGATAGTATAGGTTTGTATAAAACACCAACAGATTTAGAACTCCTTTTAGCTAAAGAATGGTTGCAGCTTATAGGATTAAACACCATTACAAACACAACCTATTACAACTTATCTGAAACCAATAAACGATTAATTTTAATTTGTAGAGCCATGATTAAACATCCGCCATTACTCATTCTAGATGAACCCACTGTTGGTTTAGATGATAAAGGTGCGAGTATGTTTATTAATTTGGTTCAAAAAATTTCTAAAGACAGTAATACTGCCATAATTTATGTGTCTCACAAAACAGAAGCAGAGCTAAAACCTGATTTCATTTTTCAGTTAGAACGTTCGGAGGCTGGCTCTTACGGAACTGTTATAACACCAACCGATTAGACAAACATGTAAATGACGAATATACAACACGCCGCAACCCAACAGATTCCGAAAAAGATTCTATCGCTAATTATAATCTCTCAATTTTGTTGCACGTCGCTTTGGTTTGCTGGAAATGGCGTGATGGACGACATTATAAAAGTCTATCAATTACATCCTTCAGTATTAAGTTTTCTTACATCTGCTGTTCAATTTGGGTTTATTATCGGGACTTTTGTGTTTGCATTGTTTACTATTGCAGACAGGTATGCCCCTTCTAAAGTATTTATGGTGAGCGCCCTATTGGCCGCTATATTTAATCTTGGAATTGTAATAAAAGGGCAGTCGCTTTCATATCTACTTATTTTACGGTTTTTTACCGGTTTTTTTCTTGCTGGCATTTATCCTGTTGGTATGAAAATAGCTGCAGATTATTATAATAAGGGCTTAGGTAAAGCTCTTGGTTTTTTAGTTGGGGCATTAGTTTTAGGCACTGCATTTCCGCACTTATTAAGTAATATTACAGAGCATTTACCGTGGGAAACAGTGATCTATGCAACATCTATACTTTCTGTATTTGGTGGACTTATCATTTTTGGCCTTGTTCCGGATGGTCCTTTTAGAGCAGCAAGTACAACCGTTGATTTTTCTGTATTTACCACACTTTTTAAAAACCCAAATTTAAGAGCTGCTGCTTACGGCTATTTTGGACATATGTGGGAACTCTACGCCTTTTGGGCATTTACCCCAATTATGATTAAAACATACAACAACTTGCACCCTCAAGCCTCATTAAATATTGCACTATACTCTTTTATTATAATTGGCATGGGTGGTTTAGGCTGTATTATTAGTGGTTGGATATCTTCAATTAAAGGCGTAAAACCATCAGCATCTTTTATTCTATTTGTGTCTATGCTTTTCTGCTTATTGTCTCCGTTAAGTTTTTACACAAATTCAAGTGCAATTTTTATTTGTTATATGATATTCTGGGGTATGTTTGTTGTTGCCGATTCTCCATTATTTTCAACATTAGTGGCATACAACACAGCGTCTCATACTAAAGGAAGCGCTCTTACTATTGTTAACTGTATAGGATATGCCATAACTATAGTTAGCATTCAAACTCTTGGTTTTTTACAAACCATTTCTAATCCCATTTTTATTTACATGGCATTAGCAATAGGTCCACTTTTTGGATTAATCGCTCTAAAACGGAACCGTTAAAACTTATGAATTTGTATTATTGTCTTTCTTATAGACATGCGGATTTTCAACAATACCTTTTTTAAATATTTTTCTAATATTCATTCTTAAAAACGAATCCAACTTTAATACTTGATTTGTAATTAATTGTTCTGGTCGTCCTCTAAATGTAGTTACATGAAACGTATCTGTGTGTTGTAATGGACTGTTAGAAAAGTAATAATTAGAAAT is a window of Formosa sediminum DNA encoding:
- the hemN gene encoding oxygen-independent coproporphyrinogen III oxidase, producing MHHLIQKYNIPGPRYTSYPTVPYWDKHGVSLEDWSTTIKTAFRESNTTEGISLYIHLPFCESLCTFCACNKRITKQHSVEEPYIDMVLKEWSMYCNILEETPNIKEIHLGGGTPTFFSSENLSKLIRGIFKTANKAEDFEFSYEGHPNFTSTEQLQVLFDLGFTRNSFGIQDYDPKVQKAIHRIQSFDDVKRVTKDSRAIGYDSVSHDLIFGLPFQTESSIRETIKKTVELKPDRIAYYSYAHVPWIKGNGQRGFKDSDLPQDNEKRALYELGKQLFFEAGYVEIGMDHFALPTDSMYLAMKNKSLHRNFMGYTSGKTKLMLGLGVSSISDSWYSFAQNEKTIDAYYARLEANELPIIKGHLLTAQDLIVRQHILNIMCNLETSWKNPNMQLQALPEILSHLKEMEDDGILDIYENHLVVKEEGRLFIRNICMAFDLKLHESKPETKLFSMTI
- a CDS encoding lipocalin family protein; amino-acid sequence: MKHTKYIIPALLILVTGIVFTSCATIPKNAEAVSPFNKEKYLGKWYEIARLDFKFEKDLNNTTANYSINPDNNTIKVVNRGYNYVKQEWTEVEGKAKFLDSDNIAKLKVSFFGPFYSGYNVIALADDYKYALVAGKNLDYLWILSRKPTIPETVKEEFLQKAKDIGYNTSDLIWVEHTKS
- the aqpZ gene encoding aquaporin Z, with translation MNKTNFMKKLVAEFIGTMWLVLGGCGSAVLAAGYPELGIGFVGVSMAFGLTVLTMAYAIGHISGCHLNPAVTIGLTVGGRFDKKDVVPYIIAQVLGGILGAGILYAIASGKAGFELGGFAANGYGEHSPDGYNMMSALVTEVVMTFMFLIIILGATHSKASAGFGGLAIGLGLTLIHLISIPVTNTSVNPARSTSQAIFVGDWALSQLWLFWVAPIVGAIIAGVVYKFLSPETKL
- a CDS encoding pyridoxamine 5'-phosphate oxidase family protein, with the translated sequence MGKKTDHIAPRIEAFIKQQHLFFVGTAANEGRVNVSPKGTDSFRVINKNKIVWLNLTGSGNETAAHLLQHNRMTIMFCAFEGKPLILRLYGSACIFHPRDEEFQQYSSLFPDAIGSRQIIEMDVDLVQTSCGFGVPFMDYKSERTLLNDWANQKGQDGIEQYWLDKNTKSIDGFETEISK
- a CDS encoding ATP-binding cassette domain-containing protein, which codes for MKHIHLAIHYFKTHTPELTIQHIQDSEHPLLSGFKAKTATFLSNTTLEKFVQAELLHDDYTLTKDSKRKLLSLSSGERRILLFDYLLKNDPEFLVIVNPFDSLDVKNVARLQKRLTTLSKHIPIIQFFSRTSDIMPYVQYILKLEDNQCHLQPISDFLNSESYHTALNLTQALPKPLPEAKKHLPHKLIELKKVKVSYNDKPILNNISWTIKQGDFWELKGENGTGKSTLVTMMIGDNPKAYGQDVILFGKKRGTGETVWDIKQNIGYFTPSMMHLFNGQHSALNMVISGLKDSIGLYKTPTDLELLLAKEWLQLIGLNTITNTTYYNLSETNKRLILICRAMIKHPPLLILDEPTVGLDDKGASMFINLVQKISKDSNTAIIYVSHKTEAELKPDFIFQLERSEAGSYGTVITPTD
- a CDS encoding MFS transporter, which encodes MTNIQHAATQQIPKKILSLIIISQFCCTSLWFAGNGVMDDIIKVYQLHPSVLSFLTSAVQFGFIIGTFVFALFTIADRYAPSKVFMVSALLAAIFNLGIVIKGQSLSYLLILRFFTGFFLAGIYPVGMKIAADYYNKGLGKALGFLVGALVLGTAFPHLLSNITEHLPWETVIYATSILSVFGGLIIFGLVPDGPFRAASTTVDFSVFTTLFKNPNLRAAAYGYFGHMWELYAFWAFTPIMIKTYNNLHPQASLNIALYSFIIIGMGGLGCIISGWISSIKGVKPSASFILFVSMLFCLLSPLSFYTNSSAIFICYMIFWGMFVVADSPLFSTLVAYNTASHTKGSALTIVNCIGYAITIVSIQTLGFLQTISNPIFIYMALAIGPLFGLIALKRNR